A window of Bacteroidia bacterium genomic DNA:
ACTTCGTACGTATTGCCACTAACAACCGCCAGGTCATCAAACGCGTTGTGATCGCCCAATAAGCATCCGCAACCGAAGACCAAACGGTTCGTTCTTTACCCAAGCCGCCCCAACTCATTGCAGTTGGGGCGGCTTTTTTTTGGGGTGTCTTACAGCCTTGCGGAAAAGCAAGATAAAAATCGCTCACCAGAACTGTTAGACACAATGGAAAACTATTGTTGAATTTTATAGCAGAAAATCACCAATCTAAAACCCATTATTTTCGTATTTTTAAACCTATAAAAAAACCGGCACAATGCAAAAAACTCATTATAAGAAGGAACTGACAATCAATGGGATCCTCAAAAACGGAGAGAGCGGCAACGAAGTGAAAAAAGTGCAAGAATGGCTGAACCTGTGGCGATATATAAAGCCGGAGTGGCTCAGCATAATCAGCATTGATGGTGACTATGGCGCCCAAACCAAATCAGCCGTAATGGAATTTCAGCAAATACACGGTCTTGAAACGGATGGTATTGCAGGGCCAGTCACTTTTGGTATGTTATCGAGTCCGTTGCGCAATGCTTTTGAGTCCATAGCGGGTTCTTCTGACCTGCGCGCACTGATCGTGTCTTATGCAAAGCAGCACCTCAGGAATATACCCCGCGAGTTAAACAGCAGGAACGAAGGCCCGTGGGTTCGAGCTTATATGGACGGAAATGAAGGGGCACCCTGGGCATGGTGCATGGGATTCGTGCAAACTATTCTGGACCAGGCATGCAACTCCGTTAATCAGAACTTTACGGCCATTATGCCACATTCCTATAGCTGCGATGTGGTAGGCAGCCACGGTCTTTCCAGGAACTCATTATTGCGAAATGAAAAAATACGAAACAATCCATCTCAGGTTCAGCCCGGAGATATATTCCTGAATGTTCGTACGCCCCATGATTGGGTTCATACCGGCATCATCACCGGCATTCAGGGAGACTGGTTCCACACCATAGAAGGAAATACCAATGATGAGGGTTCAAGGGAGGGATTCGAGGTTTGTAAAAGAATGCGCAACTTTATGAACCACAATATGGATGTTTTTAAAGTAAACTGATTATTGAATTAAAATACCCTTATATTTATTTTTAAATGATTTGAATAAAAATAAAAACGGCTGACAAGCCGTGCAAAGTCCATTAAATGCTTGCGCCTCTGAAGCATTTTCCTGCTGTTATTTTCATCTCTGTCTGCCGGAGTCTATCAAATAAAGAACTCCACAGGATTGTTGCCAGCACAGGATTTCAGCACCATGTTCAATTTCTATTCAATCCTAAAACATAACAGCCTGCAAGGATTAACGCATACAAACTGATCTCAAAAAACAATACCGTC
This region includes:
- a CDS encoding peptidoglycan-binding domain-containing protein, encoding MQKTHYKKELTINGILKNGESGNEVKKVQEWLNLWRYIKPEWLSIISIDGDYGAQTKSAVMEFQQIHGLETDGIAGPVTFGMLSSPLRNAFESIAGSSDLRALIVSYAKQHLRNIPRELNSRNEGPWVRAYMDGNEGAPWAWCMGFVQTILDQACNSVNQNFTAIMPHSYSCDVVGSHGLSRNSLLRNEKIRNNPSQVQPGDIFLNVRTPHDWVHTGIITGIQGDWFHTIEGNTNDEGSREGFEVCKRMRNFMNHNMDVFKVN